From Venturia canescens isolate UGA chromosome 3, ASM1945775v1, whole genome shotgun sequence:
GTGCCGCCTTCGGTGGAAAGTCTGGACGACTTCTCAGACTCTCGTTGTCAgaccctctttctctcgtgcACTGAGCCCCGGTGTATTCTCTGCTGGGAAACGTAACGAGTAAGAGAGACAAGGAGGATTAAGGAGAATCGTTGTACCGGCCTCGAGACAGCGCGTCTTCATTGCTGGCATGCGGCACGACAGCCCTTCTCAATTAGTACGTCAGTCCTCCTTCTTTCACTTGGGTTTCGCGCGGTTAAATGAATTTGCTTGTTCTACCGTTATGGCGGAGAACTAAGATGACGTTACGAAAGCTACAGCGTGACTTCTGCATTGGTGTAAGATCCCCTCTTTGTCACAGAAATCATCGTGATCTCGATAAGACGCATCTTCAAGTTTTCATCGTCCCTCACAGAAAAGCAGTAGCGAGAAATGCATCTGAATTCTGAACATGGCATAGCTGCAGGAATGAGCGTGGAATGACTCGGATTTACCAGTTTAGCCAGCACGCTCCAACAATAGTATAAATGCAGTTGCGTTGGCGAAGAACTGACGGGGTTGTAGTACGCGCATAGCCAGAAACACAAGGGAGAAAGAGGCATTTGGCCCCCGGACATAATTCAAGGCGCATTACGTGCTACCGGCCCTACAGAGTAACAAGCCCAGTCTGGTGTGTAGTAATATTAGCTGTGGACACTGCATTGTCGTGCGCGACGAGGTTACTGCGGTCTCCTTGCTAGCGGCTTTTGCGGAGCTTTGTAATTAATCCGGTGTGCGAAGCCGCTTGGCTGCATCTACACCGTCACAGCACCTACAACAACCTACAAGCCCAACTACCAGCTTCAGCATCGCTATAACCCTTGTGCTACGTGTCTTACCGGTTGTAGGCTAGCCACAGTTACTGTTACATTATTGCAACAGAGTGTATCTATGTTTCTGGTATCGGTGGAGTGAATGAGGGCGAACAACAGAGGGAGAGAATGCCGAGAGAGGGTTTTGTGATACCTGCGGGCCGCACAGATTCATAGTGCTTAGAGCTTGTGGCCGACATTAGTGGTCCCACCAGCCAACCTCCGTTACCCACGTTTGTCCCAAGTGAACCCTATTCTCCCGTGTGCCCCTCGATCTTCCTGGACTTCAATGCCCTCCTCCTCCACTCGCCCTTGCTTCTCACACCCTCTACCTTTGGACTATAGAATCAGGACACACCTATGCATAGACCAACAGCTACGAGCCTTCGTACGATTTGCCCTCGCAACCCACTGCAGCCCATTGTCCATTTTCACTGTTATAGAGAACCCTGTTATGATCATACATATTACGTGCGTATGTACCTACCACCATCGCCCATTATTGCCAGAACAGTTATTACCACCATATACAGACACCTGCGACCGATGTTATTAAATCCCACATGCAACTAACCCTTTGCTAGAAGCACAGTCGTCTTGTATCCTCGGGCTCCGTTATCATGGCATTGTCCAGCGTTTGCTTCCCCATTCAAAGGgatttcttcctttctccAATGCACATTCAAATTTATCCGCAAGATTATCAAACGTGGATTCATTTCAATTCACTTACCCAGATTCGCTTTCATCCAATATTTAAGTGTTGAACACCCAAAAACCCAATCTCCCATGAAAATGGGAATCCCCCACAAATGTCGAAACACACATCCTCGAAATCCCGCTGAGACAAAAATCTTAGGTGTTGATTCGTCCTCTTCATGGAAATGACATTCGGTCGTGGTATGTGCTCCGTGATCCCCGCCTCTCTGTATATCCCCCATCCCATTGCTACTGAGCAGAGGGAAGAAGTCCGCCAACCACCGTGTGCGCCCGCCCTTGCCACCGGCCGTCACGGCTTCCGCCGGCGCGCTATGATAAATGACGTACTCACGGTAATTGCCTTCTAAGTTATGGCTTATAGCGCGTATGAAATATGGTATCGCTCCGCACGCAATTACTGCCCGGTTATTTATCTCGGGAGCCATGACTCCTCCACTCTCCCGTATATACCTTCGGCTTCCTGTAACCCTCTTTTGCTTCCCCTCGTCGTACCCTTCTCTCCTCCCTCTATTGCATTACCATTGCTTCTGGTTGTTTTGCTGCTGGATCTTGCGCTCTTTTTCAGATAATATTTTCACTTCAATCCTCCAGTCTCCAACTTTCACCCCGTGGCTATTCATTCAACAACTAGTTATACGAGACTGTAAAgaactaaatattttttaatatcacaCAAAACCGATTTATCTTTTCTATCTAATTTCCGAGCTCAACGTTATTTATGTGGAGCAAAATTACTAATTTTTCAACACCTTCGTGGAGTCTGAGCTGCGAGCTATCTTTCGTTGAATTTAATTTAGAGCGACACTTTTCCGAAGAGCCATTTTGACACAATTAGTTTCACAGAGTACACGTGATTTTCATCAACAGtctcgatttttattcatttctattGATAGATACACACGGCAATTTCTAATTAGAATTATAAATTCGCTTAGATTTTCTAGTCATTTGCCGGGCTGTCCGatttatacaatattttaATCAGGAAAATACTTGGCTTTTGTGAAAACGTCACGAAACGGTCCCGAAATCATGCGAGAGCTGTCATCTGTTGAAAAATGTAGGCAGTCTCAGAAACTCGCCTTGATTTTCGTCCCCACCTTTCAGTTCAGCTCAGGAATTTCTATCTAATATACTGTCGGTAAAAACGGGATCTACACGAGTTGACTATCAGCTCGAATTACCGAGCTAGCAAGCCGACGTTGGACGGTACGTGACCGCAATGAAAGTGTACCGCTTGTCGCATGGATTTCATcacacattttatttttatttattgatttttcggaAATGATCAATGATCAAAACAAGCGTTTGAAAAGTATTAATTGTTTCGAACAAACGATTCCGGATCGATTGACGTCTGAAAGAGTTTTATTTCGTGTTTCGTTTTTGTTTAGTTTTTTCGtccaaaaatattgttgtATAAACATTATAATTAATCAAACATTCACGTACTAACGACCAACAATCgtaacaatttaaaaaataaaaacgaaagtcAAAATCAAGCGGACGGTTTCATATAGTTGACTATCGGAATTACACATCTCATAAAGTAGTAACAAAAAACGGGTTCACATGAgttattgctttttttttttattttaagttTCTGTTGATTTTTTTAGTGTTTGCTTCTTTGTTGACGTACAGCATTATCCTTATTTTGGTCGTTGAAGCTGTCTTTCTTGATTACAAGTTCTGTGCCAAATGTATCCGATGAGTCTTAACattgtcgatttttcaaacgtaTTAATTAACGTGTGAGCCCGATCAATTTCACCGATCTCGAATTCTAACCTTATAGAAAGTCGCTTAGCGTTTACTTTCACACGAATGATGGGGAAATTAGCCCAAATAAAATGGCctcaagaatattcggaaCTTCAGGTATTTATTCCTTGTTTCAATCCAATAATTcatttctcgagaaaaattttttgcaatattttcCAATACGATTTCCAACTACTGCATTAAATTAGTTCCAATGTAAACATTTTTGGCTCAAGTTTCAAACATTCCTTGCCTTTTCAATGCTTAGAATTCTATCTTCATCGCCTTATCgttaatcattttattttttatccatttacCCATATCTTTGTGGAacctaattttttcaattgtgacTGTTTCATAGAGAATAGAAGAATTACTACTTTGCGGCATTTGCTACGAGTACATGGACACATCTGTGATGACGCCTTGTTCCCACAACTGTAAGATTGCTATCACTGGTCAGCTGATAAAATTCAAGTCACTTGCATTGATTTTGTGATAAAACATTTCAAAAGAAACAGAGATTAAATCCTGATAGGATTAAGTAAAAACATAGATTagctacaaaaaaaaaacagcaaaaatttgAATGCAACTATTTAACATAACAAAGCTACTAAGAGAATGCATTGTTTTAtcacaaattcaaaaaatgtgattttcattttgttttcctaTTATTACTTCTTGAATGTCCATTTGATATATCAATTTATcatgttcaatatttttatcgcaaAAACTTTCACTCCAAGTTCCAACTCTTGTGTTTCTTTGTAAACTTTACTTTTTACTTTACTTTGAAATACCAGATTGTTCGTTGTGCATCAGAAAATATTTACACTTCAAAACTCAATGTCCGGCATGCTTTGAGAAAACGTTCGAGAAGGATTTGCACACAAACAGAATATTGGATGAAATTGTGACTTACTTTGGTAAAGTCCGGGAAAAACTTGCATCCTGCATTACTGATGCAAGAATAGTAGCTGTGTACGAAGATGCCAACCAGGAAGATTCGGTAGCATCTACACCGGTCAGACCGGCAAGAACGAATCAATGtctgaaaaaagtttcacCAAAAATCGAGCCAGAAAAAGTTCAAGTGTTCGGAGATTCACCCAAAATTGAACCACAGCGAGTTCGCGTGTTTGAAAATTCCCCCAGAATTGAGCTCCAACAGGGTCACATGTTTGGAAATTCACCAAAAACCGCACTGGTACAAGTTCGAACTATGGAAAATTCACCCAGAGCTGAAAAAGTTCAAACGTTTGTTGCTGTGCAACAAAAAATCACTTCCAGTCCAAGCACAAGTAGCGGaacaaaaattgcaaaaattttcactccaaaaagcagaaaaagattGGTTCCTGTTGTCACAAACGGAAAATCTGTTCCTTGTCCGGTGTGTGCCGTTGAAGTCCCAGAAGCGCATATCAACAGACATTTGGATGATTGTTTGAAGAGGGAAACTATCGGGCAGAAAGTAGCAAAGTACAAAGACtcgtcgttttcgtttttcaaataaatttttgttaacttTGTTATATACATTGCAATTtactgaaaaattgatgacaaaatatatttttacatctctATAGAATCGAGCCAAAACGTAAGCCACTGCCAAAGTTGGTAGTCAGCTTAATGAAAGACGcagaattgcgaaaaaaagtAAAGGAGCTAGGTTTACCAACGCAGGGTGACAGAAAAACATTAGAGGCGCGTTTTCATCGATATTTGACACTGTACAATGCTGAGTGCGACAAAAAAGAGCCAAGGGCAATTGAAGCACTGGTGAAGCAATGTGAATACGACGAGAACTTGGagaagaaaatgttgaaaatgtcCCAGGTTCCAAATGTAAGTATCTGATAGTTGTGCGACTAGAAAAGAGCTATAAAACTATCTTTAATgttgaataaatcatttttcagaGGTTGGGAGTCACAAGAAGTTGTGAACAAAACACGATTGAAGAggcacaaaaaaaatattgtaagtTCGACTTCAACGTCGATGATTAATCTCAGTCGATTTaatttatatctatatatatttttttttttcagtggaaACGAATCGCCAAAATTTTAACGATTTAATAGCATCCATAAGGGAACGTGAAAGTAAGAAGCGACCAGTTAGAAGATCCCTGATATCGAAACCAGAGATTGAAAGTCAAGAAGCTCGGTCAGAAGTGCAACCAGCTGAAAGCAATGAAACTGTTGAAACATCGAGCGCGATCGAGGATGATCCGATGTACTATTCGATCCATGCTCACGAAGCGACGTTTTATGATTCGGACTCTGAATCCTCGTGTCCATTGCAGCATTACACAAGCGACGATACTGTTAATTTTCACTCTTTTGAAATGGCAGTTTCAGAGAGCAGTcctgaaaaaaacgtgacttCGGGTCAATCGTGCTCCCGAACTTttgaagagaataaaaatcaatcgcaAGAATATCCGAGTCCGGAAGAAAAAGACGAACCGGACAAGAGTATTTATTCCGCTACTACAGACAACGAAACGAGCGATGAAGATTACATTCCACCTAGTCCGAACACCACTATTTCTCACACCACAAAACGCGCCAAATTTTCACTCCGAGCTAGTAATCAAGAGAcaaacaattttattcaatcgaaCGACCAAGAGAAG
This genomic window contains:
- the LOC122408172 gene encoding E3 ubiquitin-protein ligase RAD18-like isoform X1 — translated: MMGKLAQIKWPQEYSELQRIEELLLCGICYEYMDTSVMTPCSHNYCSLCIRKYLHFKTQCPACFEKTFEKDLHTNRILDEIVTYFGKVREKLASCITDARIVAVYEDANQEDSVASTPVRPARTNQCLKKVSPKIEPEKVQVFGDSPKIEPQRVRVFENSPRIELQQGHMFGNSPKTALVQVRTMENSPRAEKVQTFVAVQQKITSSPSTSSGTKIAKIFTPKSRKRLVPVVTNGKSVPCPVCAVEVPEAHINRHLDDCLKRETIGQKVAKIEPKRKPLPKLVVSLMKDAELRKKVKELGLPTQGDRKTLEARFHRYLTLYNAECDKKEPRAIEALVKQCEYDENLEKKMLKMSQVPNRLGVTRSCEQNTIEEAQKKYLETNRQNFNDLIASIRERESKKRPVRRSLISKPEIESQEARSEVQPAESNETVETSSAIEDDPMYYSIHAHEATFYDSDSESSCPLQHYTSDDTVNFHSFEMAVSESSPEKNVTSGQSCSRTFEENKNQSQEYPSPEEKDEPDKSIYSATTDNETSDEDYIPPSPNTTISHTTKRAKFSLRASNQETNNFIQSNDQEKDILAGHKLAMSIVQDFTYDSSSNDATHDGVETETKILQDSVTKNGDIEKEGRSKSEKENQESSIETSCDKGVNRPLRKRKCLRFPNVDNVEKPTLHGQKQISKTKMVTSMSTIFKEESEKVKEEEQSSSRPSRVDSPLKRRRRRKAVPEEIGTVDPPRRPLRKRLVNSTTATNAKN
- the LOC122408172 gene encoding E3 ubiquitin-protein ligase RAD18-like isoform X2; amino-acid sequence: MMGKLAQIKWPQEYSELQRIEELLLCGICYEYMDTSVMTPCSHNYCSLCIRKYLHFKTQCPACFEKTFEKDLHTNRILDEIVTYFGKVREKLASCITDARIVAVYEDANQEDSVASTPVRPARTNQCLKKVSPKIEPEKVQVFGDSPKIEPQRVRVFENSPRIELQQGHMFGNSPKTALVQVRTMENSPRAEKVQTFVAVQQKITSSPSTSSGTKIAKIFTPKSRKRLVPVVTNGKSVPCPVCAVEVPEAHINRHLDDCLKRETIGQKVAKIEPKRKPLPKLVVSLMKDAELRKKVKELGLPTQGDRKTLEARFHRYLTLYNAECDKKEPRAIEALVKQCEYDENLEKKMLKMSQVPNRLGVTRSCEQNTIEEAQKKYLETNRQNFNDLIASIRERESKKRPVRRSLISKPEIESQEARSEVQPAESNETVETSSAIEDDPMYYSIHAHEATFYDSDSESSCPLQHYTSDDTVNFHSFEMAVSESSPEKNVTSGQSCSRTFEENKNQSQEYPSPEEKDEPDKSIYSATTDNETSDEDYIPPSPNTTISHTTKRAKFSLRASNQETNNFIQSNDQEKDILAGHKLAMSIVQDFTYDSSSNDATHDGVGFGNKKWRH